One Prunus dulcis chromosome 8, ALMONDv2, whole genome shotgun sequence DNA window includes the following coding sequences:
- the LOC117636625 gene encoding pleiotropic drug resistance protein 1-like → MDMMSGDLEKAGHSFKSGSSYWVDNGIAVFSTSPQVEDDEEALKWAALQRLPTYRRLKKGLLTTPEGHANEVDVKRLGLLERKGLVERLVGVAEEGQESFLLRLKNRIDRVGISFPTIEVRFEHLNISAEAYVGSRALPTVLNYCVNLVEGFLNCIHILPTKKKHLSILKDVSGIINPSRMTLLLGPPSSGKTTLLLALAGKLGQDLKSSGSVTYNGHDMHEFVPQRRAAYISQHDVHIGELTVKETLAFSARCQGVGPRYEMIAELTRREKEANIKPDPDVDVYMKAISTEGQKETLVTDYILKILGLDTCADTLVGDELLRGISGGQKKRVTTGEMLVGPARALFMDEISTGLDSSTTYQIVNSVKNYVHILHGTAVISLLQPAPETYELFDDIILLSDGQIVYQGPREQVLDFFESMGFQCPERKGVADFLQEVTSRKDQEQYWKNRDEPYRFITVQEFVEAFQSFPVGGKIREELAAPLDKTKSHPAALTTKKYGVRKMELLKACFSRELLLMKRNSFVYIFKIIQLAIMALITMTVFLRTEMHHDSVADGGIFAGALFFSFVTVMFNGMSELSMTIAKLPVFYKQRDLLFFPAWAYALPTSILKIPVTFLEVSIWVFITYYVIGFDPSVERLFRQYLLFLLINLMASALNRFLAGVGRSLTVANTFGSFALLMIFSLSGFVLSREDIKVWWIWGYWISPLMYGINAILVNEFLGKSWRHVLPNSTEPLGVAVLRSRGFFTQSYWYWIGVGALIGYIFMFNICFSLSLTYLNPLGKTQAVKSEESQSNEHDEKSGKVGRSQTTGNSLIPQVSTDSEDGSTSSKPSSVRTEATTDTNHKKRGMVLPFEPHSITFDEITYSVDMPQAMKNQGVLEDKLVLLKCVSGAFRPGVLTALMGVSGAGKTTLMDVLAGRKTGGYIEGNISVSGHPKKQESFARISGYCEQNDIHSPYVTVYESLMYSAWLRLSTEINSGTRKMFVEEVMRLVELNPLRQALVGLPGESGLSTEQRKRLTIAVELVANPSVIFMDEPTSGLDARAAAIVMRAVRNTVDTGRTIVCTIHQPSIDIFEAFDELFLLKKGGQEIYVGPLGRHSCHLIKYFEGIEGVSKIKNGYNPATWMLEVTTSAKETELGIDFADVYKSSELYRRNKSIIQELSNPEPGSKDLYFPTHYPQSFFTQCMACVWKQHWSYWRNPPYNAIRLIYTTIVALMFGTMFWNLGSKVTKPQDLFNAIGSMYASVLFLGIKNAMTVQPIVAIERTVFYRERAAGMYSALAYAFAQLTIEIPYVFAQALIYGVIVYAMIGFEWTVAKFFWYLFFMFFTCVYFTFYGMMGVALTPNQHVAGISSNAFFALWNLFSGFMIPRTRIPIWWRWYYWASPMAWTLYGLTVSQFGDIQDKLNTGETVEEFLKNYFGFKQEFIGVVAAAVVGFSLLFAFIYALGIKMLNFQRR, encoded by the exons ATGGATATGATGAGTGGTGATCTTGAAAAGGCAGGCCATAGTTTCAAAAGTGGTTCTTCCTATTGGGTCGACAATGGCATTGCAGTTTTCTCAACATCCCCACAGGTAGAAGACGATGAGGAAGCTCTGAAATGGGCTGCGCTGCAGCGTCTTCCTACTTATCGCCGTCTAAAGAAAGGTTTGCTCACAACACCTGAAGGCCATGCCAATGAAGTTGATGTGAAGCGTCTTGGTTTGCTAGAAAGGAAAGGCTTGGTTGAGAGGTTAGTGGGAGTAGCAGAAGAGGGCCAAGAGAGCTTCTTGTTGAGGCTCAAGAACCGCATTGATAG AGTTGGGATAAGCTTTCCTACAATAGAGGTCAGATTTGAGCATTTAAACATTTCAGCTGAAGCTTATGTTGGAAGCAGGGCTTTGCCTACAGTCTTGAACTATTGTGTTAACTTAGTGGAg GGTTTCTTGAATTGCATCCATATTCTTCCTACTAAGAAGAAACACTTGTCTATCCTTAAAGATGTCAGTGGGATCATCAACCCTTCCAG AATGACACTGCTTTTGGGTCCTCCAAGTTCCGGGAAGACCACACTCTTGTTGGCTTTGGCTGGAAAGCTTGGTCAGGATCTTAAG TCTTCAGGAAGTGTGACTTACAATGGTCATGACATGCATGAGTTTGTGCCTCAACGGAGGGCTGCCTATATCAGTCAACATGATGTTCATATTGGCGAATTGACAGTCAAAGAAACCCTGGCCTTCTCTGCAAGATGCCAAGGGGTTGGACCCCGTTATG AAATGATAGCAGAGCTAactagaagagaaaaagaagcgAATATTAAGCCGGATCCAGATGTAGATGTCTACATGAAG GCAATTTCAACAGAAGGCCAGAAGGAAACATTGGTGACAGATTATATTCTTAAG ATTTTGGGATTAGATACTTGTGCAGATACCTTGGTGGGGGATGAATTATTAAGGGGTATCTCTGGAGGGCAAAAGAAACGAGTCACAACAG GTGAGATGCTTGTTGGACCTGCTAGAGCTCTATTCATGGATGAAATATCAACTGGATTGGATAGTTCAACAACTTATCAGATTGTAAATTCAGTCAAGAACTATGTTCACATCCTTCATGGGACTGCAGTCATCTCACTGCTGCAGCCAGCACCTGAAACTTATGAACTTTTTGATGACATTATTCTCCTTTCTGATGGCCAAATTGTGTACCAAGGCCCTCGTGAACAAgttcttgatttttttgaatCCATGGGCTTTCAATGTCCTGAGAGGAAAGGCGTGGCTGATTTCCTGCAAGAA GTAACATCAAGGAAAGATCAGGAGCAGTATTGGAAAAACAGAGATGAGCCTTACAGGTTCATCACAGTTCAGGAATTTGTTGAGGCTTTTCAGTCTTTCCCAGTGGGTGGAAAAATTAGAGAAGAACTTGCAGCTCCATTAGACAAGACCAAGAGCCACCCAGCTGCCTTGACGACCAAAAAATATGGTGTTAGAAAAATGGAACTATTGAAAGCTTGCTTTTCAAGGGAACTCTTGCTTATGAAGAGGAATTCATTTGTCTACATATTCAAGATCATTCAA CTTGCAATAATGGCACTGATTACAATGACTGTATTCCTACGGACTGAGATGCACCATGATTCAGTAGCTGATGGAGGAATATTTGCTGGTGCTTTGTTCTTCTCCTTTGTTACTGTTATGTTCAATGGAATGTCAGAGCTTTCTATGACTATTGCCAAGCTTCCTGTTTTCTATAAGCAAAGAGACCTCCTCTTCTTTCCGGCGTGGGCATATGCCCTTCCCACATCTATCCTCAAGATCCCTGTCACATTTTTAGAAGTTTCTATTTGGGTATTTATCACTTACTATGTCATTGGATTTGATCCAAGTGTTGAAAG GCTGTTTAGACAATACCTTCTATTCTTACTCATTAATCTGATGGCTTCTGCATTAAACCGATTCCTTGCTGGAGTGGGTAGAAGCTTGACAGTTGCTAACACATTTGGGTCATTTGCACTGctcatgattttttctttgagtgGCTTTGTCCTGTCAAGAG AGGATATAAAGGTATGGTGGATATGGGGCTACTGGATATCACCTTTGATGTATGGGATCAATGCAATACTAGTTAATGAGTTCCTCGGAAAGAGTTGGAGACAT GTTCTTCCAAACTCAACAGAACCACTAGGAGTTGCTGTTTTGAGATCTCGTGGATTCTTTACACAGTCATATTGGTATTGGATCGGCGTAGGAGCTTTAATTGGATACATATTCATGTTCAACATTTGTTTCAGTTTGTCTCTCACTTATCTAAACC CATTAGGGAAGACACAGGCTGTTAAATCGGAAGAATCTCAAAGCAATGAACATGATGAGAAGAGTGGAAAAGTTGGTCGGTCACAGACCACAGGAAATAGCTTGATTCCGCAAGTCAGCACGG ACAGTGAAGATGGAAGTACCTCTTCCAAGCCCTCATCTGTCAGGACAGAAGCTACTACTGACACTAATCATAAGAAAAGAGGAATGGTTCTTCCCTTTGAACCACATTCCATCACATTTGATGAAATCACGTACTCTGTGGACATGCCACag GCAATGAAGAACCAAGGTGTTCTTGAGGATAAATTGGTGCTTCTCAAGTGTGTGAGTGGTGCTTTCCGGCCAGGTGTTTTGACAGCTCTGATGGGAGTGAGTGGTGCTGGTAAAACTACTCTAATGGATGTACTGGCAGGTAGAAAAACTGGAGGATATATTGAGGGAAATATTTCAGTTTCTGGGCACCCAAAGAAGCAAGAATCATTTGCCCGAATTTCTGGATACTGTGAGCAGAATGACATCCACTCTCCTTATGTTACTGTCTATGAATCCTTGATGTACTCAGCATGGCTGCGTTTATCCACCGAAATAAATTCTGGAACCAGGAAG ATGTTTGTTGAGGAAGTGATGAGACTGGTGGAGCTGAATCCATTAAGGCAAGCACTAGTAGGGTTACCTGGTGAAAGTGGTCTCTCAACTGAGCAGCGGAAGAGGCTGACCATTGCCGTTGAACTAGTGGCAAACCCTTCTGTAATATTTATGGATGAACCCACTTCAGGTTTAGATGCAAGAGCTGCTGCTATTGTAATGAGAGCTGTTAGGAACACGGTGGACACTGGAAGAACAATAGTGTGCACTATTCATCAGCCAAGCATCGACATATTTGAAGCTTTTGATGAG TTGTTTCTATTGAAGAAAGGAGGACAAGAGATATATGTAGGGCCACTAGGTCGTCATTCTTGCCATTTGATCAAGTACTTTGAG GGAATTGAGGGAGTCAGCAAAATCAAGAATGGCTACAATCCAGCTACTTGGATGTTGGAAGTTACGACTTCAGCAAAAGAAACAGAATTGGGAATTGATTTTGCTGATGTATATAAAAGCTCTGAACTTTATAG GAGAAACAAGTCAATTATTCAAGAATTGAGTAACCCTGAGCCTGGTTCAAAGGACCTCTATTTCCCTACTCATTACCCTCAGTCATTTTTCACTCAGTGCATGGCTTGCGTATGGAAACAACATTGGTCATATTGGCGCAATCCTCCATACAATGCCATAAGATTGATATACACAACCATCGTAGCCTTGATGTTTGGGACAATGTTCTGGAACCTTGGTTCTAAAGT GACAAAGCCACAGGATCTCTTCAATGCAATTGGTTCTATGTATGcttctgttctttttcttggtaTTAAAAATGCCATGACAGTGCAGCCGATAGTGGCTATTGAAAGAACCGTCTTTTATAGAGAACGAGCTGCTGGAATGTATTCTGCCTTGGCATATGCCTTTGCACAG CTCACAATTGAGATCCCTTATGTTTTTGCGCAAGCTCTGATCTATGGTGTCATAGTTTATGCTATGATTGGATTTGAGTGGACTGTAGCTAAATTCTTTTGGTACCTATTCTTCATGTTTTTCACATGTGTATACTTCACCTTCTATGGCATGATGGGGGTGGCCTTGACGCCGAACCAACACGTTGCTGGTATAAGTTCTAATGCATTTTTTGCATTATGGAACCTCTTTTCAGGGTTCATGATCCCACGAACC AGGATTCCTATATGGTGGAGATGGTACTATTGGGCATCCCCAATGGCTTGGACCTTGTATGGATTGACTGTATCACAGTTTGGGGATATACAAGATAAGCTCAACACAGGTGAGACAGTAGAAGAGTTTTTGAAGAATTACTTTGGTTTCAAACAAGAATTTATAGGAGTGGTTGCAGCTGCAGTTGTTGGATTTTCCCTCCTCTTTGCGTTTATCTATGCCTTGGGCATCAAGATGTTGAATTTCCAGAGGCGATAA